A genomic segment from Janthinobacterium sp. 64 encodes:
- a CDS encoding phosphoheptose isomerase, which produces MNNQRILSHFHESAELKIQAATVLAQPIAQAIDLMFYALSNGNKILACGNGGSAADCQHFAAELVGRFERERFPLPALALTTDTSILTAVANDYSYREIFSKQVQAFGQAGDILLAISTSGNSANVMAAVEAALEREMRVVALTGKDGGAIGKMLTDADVHICVPAERTARIQEVHLTTIHCICDGIDVALFGGDVND; this is translated from the coding sequence ATGAATAATCAACGCATCCTCTCGCACTTCCACGAAAGTGCCGAACTCAAGATCCAGGCCGCTACCGTACTGGCGCAACCGATTGCGCAGGCGATCGACCTGATGTTTTATGCATTGTCCAACGGCAACAAGATCCTCGCCTGCGGCAATGGCGGTTCCGCCGCCGACTGCCAGCATTTCGCGGCCGAGCTGGTGGGACGCTTCGAACGCGAACGCTTTCCGCTGCCGGCCCTGGCGCTGACGACGGATACGTCGATCCTGACGGCCGTGGCCAACGACTACAGCTACCGCGAGATCTTCTCGAAGCAGGTGCAGGCCTTCGGCCAGGCTGGCGACATCCTGCTGGCCATCTCCACGTCGGGCAATTCGGCCAACGTGATGGCCGCCGTGGAAGCGGCGCTCGAACGCGAAATGCGCGTCGTGGCGCTGACGGGCAAGGACGGCGGCGCCATCGGCAAGATGCTGACGGACGCCGACGTGCATATCTGCGTGCCGGCCGAGCGCACGGCGCGCATCCAGGAAGTCCATCTGACCACCATACATTGCATCTGCGACGGCATCGACGTCGCGCTATTCGGAGGAGACGTGAATGACTAA
- a CDS encoding BON domain-containing protein, giving the protein MTKFGTGPGWKRVQRPLATALLCGAMLTSLTGCIELMVGGAVMGGVAAADRRTLGAQTEDKSIALKGESRIPSITGDAGHVNVTSFNRRVLLTGEVRDEAMKNAVEREVRNIEGVESVANELIIAGPASYTSRSNDALITTKVKASLIDMKTISAASFKVVTENATVFLMGRVTQREGTVAADVARGVGGVQKVVKLFDYISEAELKQLQPDPAPARTTSTGDTAQQ; this is encoded by the coding sequence ATGACTAAATTCGGTACTGGCCCAGGCTGGAAACGCGTACAACGCCCATTGGCTACCGCATTGCTGTGCGGCGCCATGCTCACCTCGCTCACCGGCTGCATCGAACTGATGGTCGGCGGCGCAGTGATGGGCGGCGTTGCCGCAGCGGACCGCCGCACCCTGGGCGCGCAGACCGAAGACAAGTCGATCGCCCTGAAAGGCGAGTCGCGCATCCCCTCCATCACCGGCGATGCGGGCCATGTGAATGTCACCAGCTTCAACCGCCGCGTCCTGCTGACGGGCGAAGTGCGCGACGAGGCGATGAAAAATGCCGTCGAACGCGAAGTGCGCAATATCGAGGGCGTGGAATCGGTGGCCAATGAACTGATCATCGCCGGCCCGGCCAGCTACACCTCGCGCTCGAACGATGCGCTGATCACGACCAAGGTCAAGGCCAGCCTGATCGATATGAAAACCATCTCGGCCGCCTCGTTCAAGGTCGTCACGGAAAACGCCACCGTCTTCCTGATGGGCCGCGTTACCCAGCGCGAAGGCACGGTGGCGGCCGACGTGGCGCGCGGCGTGGGCGGCGTGCAGAAAGTGGTCAAGCTGTTCGACTACATTTCGGAAGCGGAACTGAAGCAATTGCAGCCCGATCCGGCGCCAGCACGCACCACCAGCACTGGCGACACGGCGCAGCAATAA
- a CDS encoding peroxiredoxin family protein yields MSTSPSASKSWIKPALIAVFVAGVAAAGYLSLNDKQSAPDVTFHGIHGEKITSSSLRGKVVMVNFWATSCTTCVAEMPEMVDTYNKYKGQGLEFVAVAMKYDPANYVLNFAETRQLPFKVALDVTGEAAKAYGDVALTPTTFVLDKQGKILKRYVGKPEFAELHKLLESAIAG; encoded by the coding sequence ATGTCAACTTCGCCCTCCGCAAGCAAGTCCTGGATCAAGCCAGCCCTGATCGCCGTCTTCGTGGCGGGCGTGGCGGCAGCCGGCTATCTGTCGCTGAATGACAAGCAAAGCGCGCCGGACGTGACTTTCCACGGCATCCATGGCGAGAAAATCACTTCAAGCAGCCTGCGCGGTAAGGTCGTGATGGTCAATTTCTGGGCCACCTCGTGCACCACCTGCGTGGCGGAAATGCCGGAGATGGTCGATACCTACAACAAGTACAAGGGACAGGGACTGGAATTCGTGGCCGTGGCCATGAAATACGATCCGGCCAACTACGTGCTCAATTTCGCCGAAACGCGCCAGCTGCCGTTCAAGGTGGCGCTCGACGTGACGGGCGAAGCGGCCAAGGCCTATGGCGACGTGGCCCTCACGCCCACCACCTTCGTGCTCGACAAGCAGGGCAAGATCCTCAAGCGCTACGTGGGCAAGCCGGAATTCGCGGAGCTGCACAAGTTGCTGGAATCGGCCATCGCGGGATAA
- a CDS encoding sigma-70 family RNA polymerase sigma factor codes for MPLAAQSLDPQQLKTWLLATGNKDATAFRQLYISTASKLFGYTLRILHKQELAEEALQEGFVAIWNNAATYQSHLAAPMTWMATIVRNKAFDVLRRSDDSVEIDADQFDSEVMNALRDPQATPIESLQLSGDAKALAFCMSALEGLHRQVVALAFYHDLSHSEVAQQMSLPIGTVKTWIRRSLERLRTCLAKREAP; via the coding sequence GTGCCCCTAGCAGCTCAATCGCTCGACCCGCAACAACTCAAAACCTGGCTGCTCGCCACCGGCAACAAGGACGCCACGGCGTTCCGCCAGCTCTATATCTCCACCGCATCGAAACTGTTTGGCTACACCCTGCGTATATTGCATAAGCAAGAGCTCGCTGAAGAAGCCTTGCAAGAGGGTTTCGTCGCCATCTGGAACAACGCCGCCACGTATCAAAGCCACCTGGCGGCGCCGATGACCTGGATGGCCACCATCGTGCGCAACAAGGCGTTCGATGTGCTGCGGCGCAGCGACGATAGCGTGGAAATCGATGCCGACCAGTTTGATAGCGAAGTCATGAACGCACTGCGGGATCCCCAGGCCACGCCGATCGAATCGCTGCAGCTGAGCGGTGACGCCAAGGCGCTGGCGTTTTGCATGTCGGCCCTGGAAGGGCTGCACCGGCAGGTGGTGGCGCTGGCGTTCTATCACGACCTGTCGCACAGCGAAGTGGCGCAGCAGATGTCGCTGCCGATCGGCACCGTGAAGACCTGGATACGCCGCAGCCTGGAACGGCTGCGCACGTGTCTGGCGAAACGGGAGGCACCATGA
- a CDS encoding anti-sigma factor, producing MNIRGNDVLRQKLASEYVLGTLKGGARRRFEGWLHNDADLRNITAEWRQRLEPMAEFATPVAPPKRVWQQIEQRLHLKPQGGWSWLRDSLSFWRGLGMASSAIAALLVIVVATRVMDAPQISHVASLTDEKAQTALLLTADSRHGALEVRMVGNAPVPSDKDLELWAVPKSGNPRSLGLLADKGNVTLALSQRAIGNDVALLAVTLEPKGGSPNPNGPTGPILYKGNWVKI from the coding sequence ATGAATATCCGCGGCAATGACGTGCTGCGCCAGAAACTGGCGTCCGAATACGTGCTGGGCACCCTGAAAGGGGGCGCACGGCGGCGTTTCGAAGGCTGGCTGCACAATGACGCCGACTTGCGCAATATCACGGCCGAATGGCGCCAGCGCCTGGAACCGATGGCCGAATTTGCCACGCCCGTGGCGCCGCCCAAGCGCGTGTGGCAACAGATCGAGCAGCGCCTGCACCTGAAGCCGCAGGGCGGCTGGTCGTGGTTGCGCGATTCGCTGTCGTTCTGGCGTGGTCTGGGCATGGCGTCGAGCGCCATCGCCGCGCTGCTGGTGATCGTCGTGGCCACGCGCGTGATGGACGCGCCGCAGATCAGCCATGTGGCCAGCCTGACGGACGAGAAAGCGCAAACGGCCCTGCTGCTGACGGCCGACAGCCGCCACGGCGCCCTCGAAGTGCGCATGGTGGGCAACGCGCCCGTGCCGAGCGATAAGGATCTGGAACTGTGGGCCGTACCGAAGAGCGGCAACCCGCGCTCCCTCGGCTTACTGGCCGACAAGGGCAACGTGACACTGGCCCTGTCCCAGCGCGCCATCGGCAACGACGTGGCCCTGCTGGCCGTCACGCTGGAACCGAAAGGCGGTTCGCCGAATCCGAACGGACCGACGGGACCGATTCTCTACAAGGGCAACTGGGTGAAGATTTAA
- a CDS encoding PaaI family thioesterase, whose protein sequence is MSNPDITVAMLNERGTGRLPGHLGIVITEVGDGQLTAELPVLPHLLAPNGYLHAGSVVTLADTASGYGCIVNLPEGASNFTTIELKSNHLGTAREGTLTCTAKVEHKGRNTQVWDAVVKSKDTGKTIALFRCTQMILYPKQA, encoded by the coding sequence ATGAGCAATCCCGACATCACCGTAGCAATGTTGAATGAACGCGGCACGGGCCGCCTGCCCGGCCACCTGGGCATCGTCATCACGGAAGTGGGCGACGGTCAGCTGACGGCGGAATTGCCCGTGCTGCCGCATCTGCTGGCGCCGAATGGCTACCTGCACGCGGGCAGCGTGGTGACCCTGGCCGACACGGCGTCCGGCTATGGCTGCATCGTCAACCTGCCCGAGGGCGCGAGCAATTTCACGACCATCGAATTGAAATCGAATCACCTGGGCACGGCCCGCGAAGGCACGCTCACCTGCACGGCCAAGGTCGAGCACAAGGGCCGCAACACGCAAGTGTGGGATGCCGTGGTGAAAAGCAAGGACACGGGCAAGACGATTGCCTTGTTCCGTTGCACGCAGATGATTCTGTATCCCAAACAAGCTTAA
- a CDS encoding PepSY-associated TM helix domain-containing protein — MSQRPIKCLLSKLHLYAGLWFGALFVLLGLTGSAIAWMPELDAYLNPTLLQASTPAPGQVFQVTPRTLQAVVDTLAADPAYGKPSQLNPPADARDVYVASYRQAGKPSPFSQAIVRQVMVDPYTLQVKGERDWGRFGLTRPLLMSGMFHLHRYVLSGEVGKTITGISGVMLLLMALSGIYLWWPRLQWTAVKRALTVSHGGSWPRFNYTLHKAAGFFAAPVLAMLAFSGIYFNLPQLIVPLVELVSTAPDKVKLKNLQQDGELLDAGQAMAAAQQLYPQARVSRIVLPAKKDQPYDVRVRQPGEIAHGDGATRITLDARSGLPLRIRDPLRAPAGDVFLGWQFPLHSGQAFGVAGRAFITVFGLMPLLFLLTGSLVWWKRRRGRK, encoded by the coding sequence ATGTCCCAACGCCCGATCAAGTGCTTGCTCAGTAAACTGCATCTGTATGCGGGCCTGTGGTTTGGCGCCCTGTTCGTCCTGCTGGGCTTGACGGGTTCCGCCATCGCCTGGATGCCGGAGCTCGACGCGTATCTGAATCCGACCTTGTTGCAGGCGAGCACGCCCGCGCCCGGCCAGGTGTTCCAGGTGACGCCGCGCACGCTGCAAGCGGTGGTGGACACTCTTGCGGCCGACCCCGCCTACGGCAAGCCGAGCCAGCTCAATCCGCCCGCCGATGCGCGCGATGTCTACGTGGCTTCGTATCGCCAGGCGGGCAAGCCGTCCCCCTTCAGCCAGGCCATCGTGCGCCAGGTGATGGTCGACCCCTACACCTTGCAAGTCAAAGGCGAGCGCGACTGGGGGCGTTTCGGCCTCACGCGTCCGCTGCTGATGTCGGGCATGTTTCATTTGCACCGCTATGTATTGTCCGGCGAAGTGGGCAAGACGATTACCGGTATCTCGGGCGTGATGCTGTTGCTGATGGCCTTGAGCGGCATCTATCTGTGGTGGCCGCGCCTGCAGTGGACGGCGGTCAAGCGCGCGCTGACGGTGTCGCATGGCGGTTCCTGGCCCCGTTTCAATTACACCTTGCATAAGGCGGCCGGCTTTTTTGCCGCGCCTGTGCTGGCCATGCTCGCCTTTTCCGGCATTTATTTCAATTTGCCGCAATTGATCGTGCCCTTGGTGGAACTCGTGTCGACGGCGCCGGACAAGGTCAAACTGAAAAATCTGCAGCAGGATGGCGAGCTGCTCGATGCGGGTCAGGCCATGGCCGCCGCGCAACAGCTGTATCCGCAGGCGCGCGTGTCGCGCATCGTGCTACCGGCGAAAAAGGATCAGCCATATGACGTGCGCGTGCGCCAGCCCGGTGAAATCGCCCACGGCGACGGCGCCACGCGCATTACCCTGGACGCGCGCAGCGGCTTGCCCCTGCGCATACGCGATCCCTTGCGGGCGCCGGCCGGCGACGTCTTCCTGGGCTGGCAATTCCCCCTGCATTCGGGCCAGGCGTTCGGCGTGGCCGGGCGCGCCTTCATTACCGTCTTTGGCTTGATGCCGCTGCTGTTCCTGCTGACGGGCAGTTTGGTGTGGTGGAAACGGCGGCGCGGCCGGAAATAA
- a CDS encoding YbhB/YbcL family Raf kinase inhibitor-like protein, with translation MTTSRLLAATLGLALHLGAHAADFTVTSSDIAPGQTLAPAQVFQGFGCTGGNLSPQLSWHGAPAGTKSYAVTLYDPDAPTGSGWWHWSVFNVPASTTSLAAGTTTSTLPAGAMQGRNDYGDSAYGGACPPPGDKAHRYQITVWALSVEKLPLDQHASGAMLGYMLNANALGKAQLTGLYGR, from the coding sequence ATGACCACCTCCCGTTTGCTCGCCGCCACTTTGGGTCTCGCTTTGCACCTGGGCGCCCACGCCGCCGACTTTACCGTCACCAGCAGCGACATCGCGCCGGGCCAAACCCTGGCGCCGGCGCAAGTATTCCAGGGCTTCGGCTGCACGGGCGGCAACCTGTCGCCGCAATTGTCGTGGCACGGCGCGCCAGCCGGCACCAAAAGCTACGCCGTCACCCTGTACGACCCGGACGCGCCCACGGGCAGCGGCTGGTGGCACTGGAGCGTGTTCAATGTGCCTGCCAGCACAACATCCTTGGCTGCGGGAACGACCACGTCCACCTTGCCGGCCGGCGCCATGCAAGGACGCAACGATTACGGTGACAGCGCCTACGGCGGCGCTTGCCCGCCACCGGGCGACAAGGCGCACCGCTACCAGATCACGGTATGGGCCTTGAGCGTGGAGAAACTGCCGCTGGACCAGCACGCCAGCGGCGCCATGCTCGGTTACATGCTCAACGCCAACGCGCTGGGCAAGGCGCAGCTGACGGGACTGTATGGCCGATGA
- a CDS encoding helix-turn-helix transcriptional regulator, with amino-acid sequence MADDMDAVALSELRIAHGTIEARRAQTLRRVPVFQSALCRVRQGTKLLEWGARQARAGTHDVVLMPAGQELGVANLPGAQGYRAEVLSFSPALIARFRARHGSLVDIQLRQAATASLCVPLDTHAAQAWDQLMASLAGSAPPALLAHQAEGLLLALALGGHCGPLLLDRRDPLAARVQQVLLLDPGADWSVAKVASKLHVGASTLRRQLALEQRHFRTILEDVRLGLALQELQSGILPIGDIAAACGYASPSRFAARFRQHYGLSPRELRATL; translated from the coding sequence ATGGCCGATGACATGGACGCGGTGGCCCTGAGCGAACTGCGCATCGCCCACGGCACCATCGAAGCGCGCCGCGCGCAAACCCTGCGCCGCGTGCCCGTCTTCCAGAGCGCCCTGTGCCGCGTGCGGCAGGGAACGAAGCTGCTGGAATGGGGCGCGCGCCAGGCGCGCGCCGGCACGCACGACGTGGTGCTGATGCCGGCGGGACAGGAACTGGGCGTGGCCAACCTGCCCGGCGCGCAAGGCTACCGGGCAGAAGTGCTGAGCTTTTCACCGGCCCTGATCGCCCGTTTCCGCGCGCGCCATGGCAGCCTCGTCGATATCCAGCTGCGCCAGGCGGCCACGGCCAGCCTGTGCGTGCCGCTCGATACCCACGCGGCGCAGGCCTGGGACCAGCTGATGGCCAGCCTGGCGGGTAGCGCACCGCCCGCGCTGCTGGCGCACCAGGCGGAAGGCTTGCTGCTGGCCCTGGCCCTGGGCGGCCATTGCGGCCCGCTGTTGCTGGACCGCCGCGATCCGCTGGCCGCGCGCGTGCAGCAAGTGCTGCTACTGGACCCGGGCGCCGACTGGAGCGTGGCCAAGGTGGCGTCGAAACTCCATGTGGGCGCGTCCACCTTGCGCCGCCAGCTGGCCCTGGAGCAGCGCCACTTCCGCACCATCCTGGAAGACGTACGGCTGGGACTGGCCTTGCAGGAATTGCAATCTGGCATCTTACCCATCGGCGACATCGCGGCCGCCTGCGGCTACGCCTCGCCCTCGCGCTTCGCGGCCCGTTTCCGCCAGCACTACGGCCTGTCGCCGCGCGAGCTGCGCGCCACCCTGTGA
- a CDS encoding TonB-dependent receptor codes for MQHTPRLSALSLALASLFSVSAHAAEATAAADAAPQEMQKVEVTSAHLKSARIELSPKVGTTIYSIDSHMVDMLGQGDNTPFNEVLLRLPGVSQDSKGSGALHVRDDHANVQYRINGVQLPESISGFGQSIDTRLIDKTDFMTGALPAQFGLRTAGIVDIETKEGGLSPGGRIGIMLGSHDHVEPSAEFFGSVGKFNYYLSGSYLGNSLGVENPQATRSALHDKTRQNKSFGSLSYFLDDNTRLGAMFGTYNGRFQIPNNPDQAPAFSLAGHSDAQAGTSTLPSSQLNENQREVNRFLVLSLQKSLGDVNYQVSAFHQYSELHFTPDAIGDLIYNGVASDSRRANSASGFQFDASYKWHQDHTVRAGLAYTRQKTTSDNTVAVFPAMDGAQTSSTPMSILDNSGKTGTLASVYLQDEWHISKPLTLNYGARFDKVSAYTSEQQWSPRVNLAYKIAPGTALHAGYSRYFTPPPQELAAQASIDLYANTTNAPEIGQSDNVKAERTHYYDVGISHQVNSKLTVTADVYYKKISNLLDEGQFGQALILTPFNYADGYAKGLELSAIYSEKNWGLFLNASTQKAQGRNINSGQALFGADELNYISQHYVYLDHDQKYTLSGGGHYHFGDSQVSADFLYGSGLRMTPDGGAPNSGHLPSYFTVNTALTHTWKNTPVGKVEGRLALINLFDKSYLLRDGSGVGVGAPQYGARRSIYAGLSTSF; via the coding sequence ATGCAACACACTCCACGTCTGAGCGCGCTGTCGCTCGCCCTTGCCAGCCTGTTTAGCGTTTCCGCGCATGCCGCCGAAGCCACCGCTGCGGCAGATGCCGCACCACAAGAGATGCAAAAGGTCGAAGTCACCTCCGCCCATCTGAAAAGCGCGCGCATCGAACTGTCGCCGAAAGTCGGCACCACCATCTACAGCATCGACAGCCACATGGTCGACATGCTGGGCCAGGGCGACAACACGCCCTTCAATGAAGTGCTGCTGCGTTTGCCGGGCGTCTCGCAGGATTCGAAAGGTTCGGGCGCCCTGCACGTGCGCGACGACCATGCCAACGTGCAATACCGCATCAACGGCGTGCAGTTGCCAGAAAGCATCAGCGGCTTCGGCCAGTCGATCGACACGCGCTTGATCGACAAGACGGATTTCATGACGGGCGCCTTGCCGGCCCAGTTCGGCCTGCGCACGGCGGGCATCGTCGATATTGAAACGAAAGAGGGCGGATTGAGCCCGGGTGGGCGCATCGGCATCATGCTCGGCAGCCACGATCACGTGGAGCCGAGTGCTGAATTTTTCGGCAGCGTGGGCAAGTTCAATTACTACCTGTCCGGCAGCTACCTCGGCAATTCCCTGGGCGTGGAAAACCCGCAAGCCACGCGCAGCGCCCTGCATGACAAGACGCGCCAGAACAAATCGTTCGGCAGCCTGTCATATTTCCTTGATGACAACACGCGCCTGGGCGCCATGTTCGGCACGTATAACGGCCGCTTCCAGATCCCGAACAACCCGGACCAGGCGCCGGCCTTCTCGCTGGCTGGCCACAGCGATGCGCAGGCGGGCACGTCCACGTTGCCGTCGTCGCAGCTCAATGAAAACCAGCGCGAAGTGAACCGATTTCTGGTGCTGTCGCTGCAAAAAAGCCTGGGCGACGTCAATTACCAGGTATCGGCCTTCCACCAGTATTCGGAACTGCACTTCACGCCCGACGCCATCGGCGACCTGATCTACAACGGCGTGGCTTCCGACTCGCGCCGCGCCAACAGCGCTTCCGGCTTTCAATTCGACGCCAGCTACAAATGGCACCAGGACCATACCGTGCGCGCGGGCCTGGCCTACACGCGCCAGAAAACGACGAGCGACAACACGGTGGCCGTCTTCCCCGCGATGGACGGCGCGCAAACGTCCAGCACGCCCATGTCGATACTCGACAACAGCGGCAAGACGGGCACCCTGGCCAGTGTTTACCTGCAGGATGAATGGCACATCAGCAAGCCTTTGACCTTGAACTATGGCGCCCGCTTCGACAAAGTCTCGGCCTACACGAGCGAGCAGCAATGGAGCCCGCGCGTGAATCTGGCCTACAAAATCGCGCCGGGCACGGCCCTGCACGCCGGCTATTCGCGCTACTTCACGCCGCCGCCGCAGGAACTGGCGGCGCAAGCCAGCATCGACCTGTATGCGAACACGACGAATGCGCCGGAAATCGGCCAGTCCGACAACGTCAAGGCCGAGCGCACGCATTACTACGACGTGGGCATCAGCCACCAGGTCAATTCGAAACTGACCGTGACAGCCGATGTGTACTATAAAAAGATCAGCAACCTGCTCGACGAAGGCCAGTTCGGCCAGGCATTGATTTTGACGCCGTTCAACTACGCGGACGGCTACGCCAAGGGCCTGGAGTTATCGGCCATCTACAGCGAGAAAAACTGGGGCCTGTTCCTCAACGCCAGCACGCAAAAGGCGCAGGGACGCAACATCAATTCGGGCCAGGCCCTGTTTGGCGCCGATGAGCTGAACTACATCAGCCAACACTATGTCTACCTCGATCATGACCAGAAATACACCTTGTCCGGTGGCGGCCATTATCACTTCGGCGATTCGCAAGTGAGCGCTGACTTCCTGTACGGCAGCGGCCTGCGCATGACGCCGGACGGCGGCGCGCCCAATTCCGGCCATCTGCCGAGCTACTTCACCGTCAACACGGCGCTCACGCATACGTGGAAGAACACGCCCGTGGGCAAGGTGGAAGGACGGCTGGCCCTGATCAACCTGTTCGACAAGTCGTATCTGCTGCGCGACGGTTCCGGCGTGGGCGTGGGAGCGCCGCAATACGGCGCCCGCCGCAGCATCTATGCCGGCCTGTCGACCAGCTTTTAA
- a CDS encoding GNAT family N-acetyltransferase: MTVLKAIHDVTRFHCGTAVLDTWLQTTARQHQQHGASRTFVLVDEADPAEIIGYFSLAIRSMTPREAIPVAMMKKLPSNVPGFTLARLAVAQRHQRRGFGALLLVAAMKRVKAVAAEVGGFALFADAKEAQGTQFYQQYGFTPLPDDPLTMLLPIADIPH, encoded by the coding sequence GTGACAGTACTGAAAGCAATACATGATGTAACAAGGTTTCATTGCGGTACAGCAGTATTGGATACGTGGTTGCAGACAACCGCAAGGCAGCATCAGCAACATGGCGCATCGCGCACGTTCGTGCTGGTCGATGAAGCTGATCCTGCGGAAATTATTGGCTATTTTTCATTGGCCATTCGTAGCATGACCCCAAGGGAAGCTATTCCCGTCGCCATGATGAAGAAGCTGCCCAGCAACGTGCCCGGCTTTACCTTGGCGCGGCTTGCTGTCGCGCAGCGACATCAGCGTCGCGGCTTTGGCGCATTGTTGCTGGTCGCTGCCATGAAGCGCGTGAAAGCCGTCGCAGCGGAAGTGGGCGGCTTTGCCCTGTTTGCCGATGCCAAAGAAGCGCAAGGTACGCAGTTTTATCAGCAGTATGGTTTTACGCCCCTCCCCGATGATCCGCTGACCATGCTGCTACCCATCGCCGATATTCCTCATTAA
- a CDS encoding type II toxin-antitoxin system TacA family antitoxin, which yields MSVTEERGRITARVSSSIAEKLQEAAELTGATLNQFLVQAALEKAEMIIDREYLIRYSRRDAAMMIDLLEKAQGPNAALTKAFENYAQKVENGVLRDSTESNT from the coding sequence ATGAGTGTGACTGAAGAACGCGGCCGTATTACGGCCAGGGTTTCCAGCTCAATTGCCGAGAAACTTCAAGAAGCGGCTGAGCTGACCGGCGCTACCTTGAATCAATTCCTCGTGCAAGCTGCATTGGAAAAGGCGGAAATGATCATCGATCGCGAATACCTGATTCGCTACTCCCGTCGCGACGCCGCCATGATGATCGATTTGCTGGAAAAAGCGCAGGGGCCGAATGCGGCTTTGACGAAGGCTTTCGAAAATTATGCACAGAAAGTAGAGAATGGCGTACTTCGTGACAGTACTGAAAGCAATACATGA
- the ung gene encoding uracil-DNA glycosylase, translating into MDVRIDASWKARLEGEFAQPYWERLTAFVKAEYAAGPCCPPGKLIFRAFDLTPFEQVKVVILGQDPYHTPGAAMGLCFSIPEGTPPQPSLQNIFKELQSDLGVTRTRTDLSDWAGQGVFLLNSVLTVRAGAAGSHAAKGWEKLTDSAIAHLSTEREHLVFLLWGGYAQAKRTLIDPGKHLVLAAPHPSPLSASKGFFGSKPFSQANAYLQAHQHAEIRWDQT; encoded by the coding sequence ATGGACGTACGCATCGACGCATCGTGGAAGGCGCGGCTGGAGGGCGAGTTTGCCCAGCCTTACTGGGAACGCCTGACGGCCTTCGTCAAGGCGGAATATGCGGCGGGGCCGTGTTGTCCTCCCGGTAAACTCATTTTTCGCGCGTTCGACCTGACGCCGTTCGAGCAAGTCAAGGTGGTGATCCTGGGGCAAGACCCGTATCACACGCCCGGCGCGGCCATGGGCTTGTGCTTTTCGATTCCCGAAGGTACGCCGCCGCAGCCTAGCCTGCAAAATATCTTCAAGGAATTGCAGAGCGACTTGGGCGTGACGCGCACGCGCACGGATTTGTCCGACTGGGCCGGGCAAGGCGTGTTCCTGCTCAACAGCGTGCTGACGGTGCGCGCCGGGGCAGCCGGCTCGCATGCGGCCAAGGGCTGGGAAAAGCTGACGGATAGCGCGATTGCCCACCTGTCCACGGAGCGCGAGCACCTCGTGTTCCTCCTGTGGGGCGGCTATGCGCAAGCCAAGCGCACCCTGATCGACCCCGGCAAGCACCTGGTGCTGGCGGCACCGCACCCTTCACCGTTGTCGGCCAGCAAAGGTTTCTTTGGCAGCAAGCCGTTCAGCCAGGCGAATGCGTATTTGCAGGCGCATCAACATGCCGAAATCAGATGGGATCAGACATAG
- a CDS encoding Txe/YoeB family addiction module toxin, which yields MKNRKTENKQQARSAVLAWTDHAWEDYLFWQESDLKILQKINDLLDACLADPFKGTGKPEPLKGDLTGFWSRRIDRQHRLVYLPDAGCIYVAACRYHYDDK from the coding sequence ATGAAAAACAGGAAGACTGAGAACAAGCAGCAGGCGCGCAGCGCCGTGCTGGCCTGGACCGATCATGCCTGGGAAGATTATCTGTTCTGGCAAGAGAGCGATCTGAAAATCCTGCAAAAAATCAATGACTTGCTCGATGCATGCCTGGCCGACCCCTTCAAAGGCACGGGCAAGCCGGAACCGCTGAAAGGCGATCTGACGGGTTTCTGGTCGCGCCGCATCGACCGCCAGCACCGGCTCGTGTACCTGCCCGACGCGGGCTGCATCTACGTGGCGGCCTGCCGCTATCACTACGACGATAAATAA
- a CDS encoding type II toxin-antitoxin system Phd/YefM family antitoxin, producing MNILTFSEARAGLKSVMDDVCNDHTPTVITRVNGEHVVMLSLSDYNSIEETLYLLGTAKNASRLMASVAQIRAGKATPRELAQHEKQED from the coding sequence ATGAATATCCTGACTTTCAGCGAGGCGCGCGCGGGCCTGAAAAGCGTGATGGACGACGTCTGCAACGACCACACGCCCACGGTGATCACGCGCGTGAATGGCGAACACGTGGTGATGCTGTCCTTGTCGGACTACAACAGCATCGAGGAAACCCTGTATTTGCTGGGCACGGCCAAGAATGCCAGCCGGCTGATGGCGTCCGTGGCGCAGATCAGGGCGGGCAAGGCGACGCCCAGGGAATTGGCGCAGCATGAAAAACAGGAAGACTGA